One stretch of Mycolicibacterium fallax DNA includes these proteins:
- a CDS encoding glycine--tRNA ligase, which produces MASVIDTVVNLAKRRGLVYPSGEIYGGTKSAWDYGPLGVELKENVKRQWWRAMVTGRDDVVGLDSSIILPREVWVASGHVDVFHDPLVECLSCHKRHRQDHMQEAYLARKGAKAAITDPDDVPMAEIVCPDCGTKGQWTEPREFNMMLKTYLGPIESEEGMHYLRPETAQGIFVNFANVVTTSRKKPPFGIAQIGKSFRNEITPGNFIFRTREFEQMEMEFFVEPSTAPEWHKYWIETRLQWYVDLGINRDNLRLYDHPREKLSHYSDGTVDIEYMFGFAGSGWGELEGIANRTNFDLTTHSKHSGNDLSYYDQAADTRYVPYVIEPAAGLTRSFMAFLVDAYHEDEAPNAKGGVDKRTVLRLDPRLAPVKAAVLPLSRHADLSPKARDLAAELRQYWNIEFDDAGAIGRRYRRQDEIGTPYCITVDFDSLEDQAVTIRERDAMTQERVALGSVSDYLAARLKGC; this is translated from the coding sequence GTGGCGTCCGTCATCGACACCGTCGTCAACCTGGCCAAGCGCCGCGGCCTGGTCTACCCGTCCGGGGAGATCTACGGCGGAACGAAGTCAGCCTGGGACTACGGCCCGCTCGGGGTGGAGCTCAAGGAGAACGTCAAGCGGCAGTGGTGGCGCGCCATGGTCACCGGCCGCGACGACGTCGTCGGCCTGGACTCCTCGATCATCCTGCCGCGCGAGGTGTGGGTGGCCTCCGGCCACGTCGACGTCTTCCATGACCCGCTGGTGGAGTGCCTGAGCTGCCACAAGCGGCACCGCCAGGACCACATGCAGGAGGCGTACCTGGCGCGCAAGGGCGCCAAGGCGGCCATCACCGATCCCGACGACGTGCCGATGGCGGAGATCGTCTGCCCGGACTGCGGCACCAAGGGGCAGTGGACCGAACCGCGCGAGTTCAACATGATGCTCAAGACCTACCTCGGACCGATCGAATCCGAGGAGGGCATGCACTACCTGCGCCCGGAGACCGCCCAGGGCATCTTCGTCAACTTCGCCAACGTGGTCACCACCTCGCGCAAGAAGCCGCCGTTCGGCATCGCCCAGATCGGCAAGAGCTTCCGCAACGAGATCACCCCCGGCAACTTCATCTTCCGCACCCGCGAGTTCGAGCAGATGGAGATGGAGTTCTTCGTCGAGCCGTCCACCGCGCCGGAGTGGCACAAGTACTGGATCGAGACGCGCCTGCAGTGGTACGTCGACCTGGGCATCAACCGGGACAACCTGCGGCTGTACGACCACCCGCGGGAGAAGCTGTCGCACTACTCCGACGGCACCGTCGACATCGAGTACATGTTCGGCTTCGCCGGCAGCGGCTGGGGTGAGCTGGAGGGCATCGCCAACCGCACCAACTTCGACCTGACCACGCATTCGAAGCACTCCGGCAACGACCTGTCCTACTACGACCAGGCCGCCGACACCCGCTACGTGCCGTACGTGATCGAGCCGGCAGCCGGGCTGACCCGCTCGTTCATGGCGTTCCTGGTCGACGCGTACCACGAGGACGAGGCCCCCAACGCCAAGGGCGGGGTGGACAAGCGCACCGTGCTGCGGCTGGACCCGCGGCTGGCCCCGGTCAAGGCCGCGGTGCTGCCGCTGTCCCGGCACGCCGACCTGTCGCCGAAGGCCCGGGACCTGGCCGCCGAACTGCGCCAGTACTGGAACATCGAGTTCGACGACGCCGGTGCGATCGGCCGCCGGTACCGCCGCCAGGACGAGATCGGCACCCCGTACTGCATCACCGTGGACTTCGATTCGCTGGAGGACCAGGCGGTCACCATCCGCGAGCGCGACGCGATGACCCAGGAGCGGGTCGCGCTCGGGTCGGTGTCGGACTACCTCGCCGCCCGGCTGAAGGGCTGCTAG
- the ybeY gene encoding rRNA maturation RNase YbeY translates to MTIEVSNESGIEVAEDELIGVARFVLARMDVNPGAELSMILLDIEAMADLHVRWMDLPGPTDVMSFPMDELEPGGRPDAPDPGPSMLGDIVLCPQFAADQAAAAGHPLAHELALLTVHGVLHLLGYDHAEPEEEKEMFALQRELLEDWYIEQAARHRRDRQVERDRRLLDRSSDFHRRPEGL, encoded by the coding sequence GTGACCATCGAGGTGTCCAACGAATCCGGCATCGAGGTGGCCGAGGACGAGCTGATCGGTGTGGCCCGCTTCGTGCTGGCCCGGATGGACGTCAACCCCGGCGCCGAGCTGTCGATGATCCTGCTGGACATCGAGGCGATGGCGGACCTGCACGTGCGCTGGATGGACCTGCCGGGCCCGACCGACGTGATGAGCTTCCCGATGGACGAGCTGGAGCCCGGCGGCCGTCCCGACGCGCCCGATCCGGGCCCGTCGATGCTCGGCGACATCGTGCTGTGTCCGCAGTTCGCCGCCGACCAGGCCGCCGCGGCCGGGCACCCGCTGGCCCACGAGCTGGCCCTGCTCACCGTGCACGGTGTGCTGCACCTGCTCGGCTACGACCACGCCGAGCCGGAGGAAGAGAAGGAGATGTTCGCGCTGCAGCGCGAACTGCTGGAGGACTGGTACATCGAGCAGGCCGCGCGGCACCGCCGCGACCGGCAGGTCGAGCGCGACCGCCGGCTGCTGGACCGCTCCAGCGACTTCCACCGCCGGCCCGAAGGCCTGTGA
- the era gene encoding GTPase Era: MSEFRSGFVCLVGRPNTGKSTLTNALVGAKVAITSNRPQTTRHTIRGIVHRDDFQIILVDTPGLHRPRTLLGKRLNDLVRDTYSEVDVIGLCIPADEPIGPGDRWIYQQIRDVAPRTALVVLVTKIDKVSRDRVAAQLTSVAAEFGEHAKEIVPVSATTGEQVDVVIGVLAGMLPPGPAFYPDGELTDEPEETLMAEFIREAALEGVRDELPHSLAVVIEEVQQRAGRPEDQPLVDVDAVIYVERDSQKGIVIGKGGARLREVGTAARTQIEKLLGTKVYLNLRVKVAKNWQRDPKQLGRLGF; this comes from the coding sequence ATGAGTGAATTCCGTTCCGGTTTCGTGTGTCTGGTCGGCCGGCCGAACACCGGGAAGTCGACGCTGACCAACGCGCTGGTCGGGGCCAAGGTTGCGATCACCTCCAACCGGCCGCAGACCACCCGGCACACCATCCGCGGCATCGTGCACCGCGACGACTTCCAGATCATCCTGGTCGACACCCCCGGGCTGCATCGCCCGCGCACCCTGCTGGGCAAGCGGCTCAACGACCTGGTCCGCGACACCTACTCCGAGGTCGACGTGATCGGGCTGTGCATCCCGGCCGATGAGCCGATCGGGCCGGGGGACCGGTGGATCTATCAGCAGATCCGCGACGTCGCCCCGCGCACCGCGCTGGTGGTGCTGGTCACCAAGATCGACAAGGTGTCCCGGGACCGGGTGGCCGCCCAATTGACTTCGGTGGCCGCGGAATTCGGTGAGCACGCCAAGGAGATCGTGCCGGTCTCGGCGACCACCGGGGAACAGGTCGATGTCGTCATCGGCGTGCTGGCCGGCATGCTGCCACCGGGTCCGGCGTTCTACCCCGACGGTGAACTCACCGACGAGCCCGAGGAAACCCTGATGGCCGAGTTCATCCGGGAGGCCGCCCTGGAGGGCGTGCGCGACGAGTTGCCGCACTCGCTGGCAGTGGTGATCGAGGAGGTCCAGCAGCGGGCCGGCCGGCCCGAGGACCAGCCGCTGGTCGACGTGGACGCGGTGATCTACGTCGAGCGGGACAGCCAGAAGGGGATCGTGATCGGCAAGGGCGGAGCCAGGCTGCGGGAGGTCGGCACCGCCGCGCGCACCCAGATCGAGAAGCTGCTGGGCACCAAGGTGTACCTGAACCTGCGGGTCAAGGTCGCCAAGAACTGGCAGCGCGATCCCAAACAGCTTGGCCGACTGGGGTTTTGA
- a CDS encoding amidase, whose protein sequence is MAATSFPTVHQQLYQLAGGRLTSVELTRRALAAIEASQPQLNAFKVVLAEPALAAAADADARRARGDSGALLGIPIAVKDDVDVAGVPTAFGTDGWVPPAAADAEVIRRLRAAGAVVVGKTNSCELGQWPFTSGPGFGHTRNPWNAEHTPGGSSGGAAAAVAAGLVAAAIGSDGAGSVRIPASWTNLVGIKPQRGRISTWPLADPFNGITVNGVLARTVADAALVLDAISGSADGDIHRPEPVSAYDGVSQAPGPLRVAVSTRFPFTGFPARLDDEIARALHAVADQLGELGHQTVLGNPDYGLRLSWSFLARSTAGLLPWRDRLGAGIRWDRRTQSNFRIGQALSQRVLDRARRQEPAQRRRIGRIFDLVDVVLAPTTALPPPRVDAFDNLSPSATDRAIIAACPVCWPWNALGWPSINIPAGFTAAGLPIGVQLMGPANSEPLLVSLAASLEAIGGWANRQPEPWWQTR, encoded by the coding sequence ATGGCAGCGACCAGTTTCCCCACCGTGCACCAGCAGCTGTATCAGCTGGCGGGCGGTCGGCTGACCTCGGTGGAGCTGACCCGCCGCGCGCTGGCGGCCATCGAGGCCAGCCAGCCCCAGCTCAACGCGTTCAAGGTGGTGCTCGCCGAGCCCGCGCTGGCCGCGGCCGCCGACGCCGACGCGCGCCGCGCCCGCGGCGACAGCGGGGCCCTGCTCGGGATCCCGATCGCGGTCAAGGACGACGTCGACGTGGCCGGGGTGCCGACCGCGTTCGGCACCGACGGCTGGGTGCCCCCGGCCGCCGCCGACGCCGAGGTCATCCGCCGGCTGCGCGCGGCGGGCGCGGTGGTCGTCGGCAAGACCAACAGCTGCGAGCTCGGCCAATGGCCGTTCACCAGCGGACCCGGCTTCGGGCACACCCGCAACCCGTGGAATGCCGAGCACACCCCCGGCGGGTCCTCCGGCGGGGCGGCGGCCGCCGTCGCGGCCGGCCTGGTCGCCGCGGCGATCGGCTCCGACGGGGCGGGCAGCGTCCGGATCCCGGCGTCCTGGACCAACCTGGTCGGCATCAAGCCGCAGCGCGGCCGGATCTCCACCTGGCCGCTGGCGGACCCGTTCAACGGCATCACCGTCAACGGGGTGCTGGCCCGCACCGTCGCCGACGCCGCGCTGGTCCTGGACGCGATCTCCGGGTCCGCCGACGGCGACATCCACCGCCCCGAACCGGTCTCGGCCTACGACGGGGTGTCGCAGGCGCCGGGCCCGCTGCGCGTGGCGGTGTCCACCCGGTTCCCGTTCACCGGGTTCCCGGCGCGGCTGGACGACGAGATCGCCCGGGCTCTGCACGCCGTCGCCGATCAGCTCGGGGAACTCGGCCACCAGACCGTGCTGGGCAACCCGGACTACGGGTTGCGACTGTCCTGGAGTTTCCTGGCCCGCTCCACCGCCGGACTGCTGCCGTGGCGGGATCGGCTCGGCGCCGGCATTCGGTGGGACCGCCGCACGCAGTCGAATTTCCGTATCGGACAGGCACTCTCGCAGCGGGTGCTGGATCGGGCCCGTCGCCAGGAGCCGGCGCAGCGGCGCCGGATCGGCCGGATCTTCGATCTGGTCGACGTGGTGCTGGCGCCCACCACCGCGCTGCCGCCGCCGCGGGTGGACGCCTTCGACAACCTGAGCCCGTCGGCCACCGACCGGGCCATCATCGCCGCCTGCCCGGTGTGCTGGCCGTGGAATGCGCTGGGCTGGCCGTCGATCAACATCCCGGCCGGGTTCACCGCCGCCGGGCTGCCGATCGGCGTGCAGCTGATGGGCCCGGCCAACAGCGAGCCGCTGCTGGTGTCCCTGGCGGCGTCGCTGGAGGCGATCGGCGGTTGGGCGAACCGGCAGCCCGAACCGTGGTGGCAGACCCGCTGA
- a CDS encoding TPM domain-containing protein yields MPIPRLLGALLAVLMTALLIAPSASAEPPLRTQTQITDSAGVLSAADQVRVQASLDRLFDKTGIKLWVVYVDDFDGKGWMAWAERTERLSDFGNDDALLAIAVKDRAFAFNVDPALTNNSSKLRDDVRRDRVEPALRGGDWAGAAIGAADGLAAGKSAGTGGAGMSLTSVLVILGILVLLAALTWGWLRVRGRRRRRDELAAARRVDPTDPAALAPLSLDALDGLSRDIVVDVDNAVRTSEHELTLATDEFGATRTAPFRDAVETAKTALAQAFTVRQTLDDSVPETPLQQRDLLNRVIIAAARADRELEAQTAAFEELRNLLINAPDRLDALTRETVALTARLEPAAITLDDLHRQYSDTALASVAGNVTEARDRVAFADATIATGRAQLSRPAGDQSELIDTIHAAEGALGQAATLLDAVDSAASDINRAITALPAGIVDIGRGIDAAAAQLAAPDTPRADELRAAREAAVAAVADAGARGEGDPLGVFGRLTAADATLDQILAAVDAQRAETEQQARILEQALFTASSRVKAVSDFVDTRRGSIGPEARTRLAEATRQLEAAQAKRAGNPGEAIAHANGASTLAAQAQALANDDVRASQQHYYGGGGRPGSGGSDIGSMIGGIIIGSMMRGGGGSWGGSWGGGRSAGRPGSYGGASRSSGNRYSGGRF; encoded by the coding sequence ATGCCTATCCCCCGACTGCTGGGTGCCCTGCTGGCCGTGCTGATGACCGCACTGCTGATCGCGCCGAGTGCCTCAGCCGAACCGCCGCTGCGGACGCAGACCCAGATCACCGATTCCGCCGGAGTGCTCTCGGCCGCCGACCAGGTCCGGGTGCAGGCGTCGCTGGACCGGCTGTTCGACAAGACCGGCATCAAGCTGTGGGTGGTCTACGTCGACGACTTCGACGGCAAGGGCTGGATGGCCTGGGCGGAGCGGACCGAGCGGCTCTCGGACTTCGGCAACGACGACGCGCTGCTGGCGATCGCGGTCAAGGACCGGGCCTTCGCGTTCAACGTCGACCCGGCGCTGACCAACAACAGCTCCAAGCTGCGCGACGACGTGCGGCGCGACCGCGTCGAACCGGCGCTGCGCGGCGGCGACTGGGCCGGCGCGGCGATCGGCGCGGCCGACGGCCTGGCCGCCGGGAAATCCGCCGGCACCGGCGGCGCCGGGATGTCGCTGACCTCGGTGCTGGTCATCCTCGGGATCCTGGTGCTGCTGGCCGCCCTGACCTGGGGGTGGCTGCGCGTGCGGGGCCGACGCCGTCGTCGCGACGAACTGGCCGCCGCCCGGCGGGTGGACCCGACCGACCCGGCCGCGCTGGCCCCGCTGTCCCTGGACGCCCTCGACGGGCTGTCCCGCGACATCGTCGTCGACGTCGACAACGCGGTACGCACCAGCGAACACGAACTCACCCTGGCCACCGACGAGTTCGGCGCGACCCGCACCGCGCCGTTCCGCGACGCCGTCGAGACCGCGAAAACCGCGCTGGCCCAAGCGTTCACCGTGCGCCAGACCCTCGACGACAGCGTTCCGGAGACGCCGCTGCAGCAGCGCGATCTGCTGAACCGGGTGATCATCGCGGCCGCGCGCGCCGACCGGGAGCTCGAAGCCCAGACCGCCGCGTTCGAGGAACTGCGCAACCTGCTGATCAACGCCCCGGACCGGCTCGACGCGCTGACCCGCGAGACCGTCGCGCTGACCGCCCGGCTGGAGCCGGCCGCGATCACCCTCGACGATCTGCACCGGCAGTACTCCGACACCGCGCTGGCCTCGGTCGCCGGCAACGTCACCGAGGCCCGCGACCGGGTGGCCTTCGCCGACGCCACCATCGCCACCGGCCGCGCCCAGCTGAGCCGGCCGGCCGGCGACCAGAGCGAGTTGATCGACACCATCCACGCCGCCGAGGGGGCCCTCGGGCAGGCCGCCACCCTGCTCGACGCGGTCGACTCGGCCGCCTCCGACATCAACCGGGCGATCACCGCGCTGCCCGCCGGAATCGTCGACATCGGCCGCGGCATCGACGCCGCGGCCGCCCAGCTGGCCGCACCGGACACCCCGCGCGCCGACGAGCTGCGGGCCGCGCGCGAGGCCGCCGTCGCCGCCGTCGCCGACGCCGGGGCCCGCGGCGAGGGCGACCCGCTCGGGGTGTTCGGCCGGCTGACCGCCGCCGACGCCACGCTGGACCAGATCCTGGCCGCCGTCGACGCGCAGCGCGCCGAGACCGAGCAGCAGGCCCGGATCCTGGAGCAGGCGCTGTTCACCGCGAGCTCGCGGGTCAAGGCGGTCTCGGACTTCGTCGACACCCGCCGCGGCAGTATCGGGCCCGAGGCCCGCACCCGGCTGGCCGAGGCAACCCGTCAGCTGGAGGCCGCCCAGGCCAAGCGGGCCGGCAACCCCGGCGAGGCGATCGCGCACGCCAACGGGGCCTCCACGCTGGCCGCCCAGGCCCAGGCGCTGGCCAACGACGACGTGCGGGCCAGCCAGCAGCACTACTACGGTGGCGGCGGCCGGCCGGGATCCGGCGGCTCGGACATCGGCTCGATGATCGGCGGCATCATCATCGGCAGCATGATGCGCGGCGGCGGTGGCAGCTGGGGCGGTTCCTGGGGCGGGGGCCGGTCGGCCGGGCGGCCGGGCTCCTACGGCGGCGCGTCCCGCTCATCGGGCAACCGGTACAGCGGCGGGCGGTTCTAG
- a CDS encoding Fur family transcriptional regulator has translation MTAARVRSTRQRVAIGALLERTEEFRSAQELHDELRRAGENIGLTTVYRTLQAMTEANQVDTLRTDTGESLYRRCSEHHHHHLVCRACGATVEVDGPAVEAWAADVAARHGFTEVTHTLEIFGTCAGCRD, from the coding sequence GTGACCGCCGCCCGGGTCCGCTCCACCCGGCAGCGGGTGGCGATCGGCGCCCTGCTGGAGCGCACCGAGGAGTTCCGCTCGGCGCAGGAACTGCACGACGAGCTGCGCCGAGCGGGCGAGAACATCGGGCTGACCACCGTCTACCGCACCCTGCAGGCGATGACCGAGGCCAACCAGGTCGACACGCTGCGCACCGACACCGGCGAATCGCTGTACCGGCGCTGCTCCGAGCACCACCATCACCACCTGGTCTGCCGGGCCTGCGGCGCCACCGTCGAGGTCGACGGGCCCGCGGTCGAGGCCTGGGCCGCCGACGTCGCCGCCCGGCACGGGTTTACCGAGGTCACCCACACCCTGGAGATCTTCGGGACCTGCGCCGGCTGCCGGGACTGA
- the recO gene encoding DNA repair protein RecO translates to MRLYRDRAVVLRQHKLGEADRIVTLLTREHGLVRAVAKGVRRTRSKFGARLEPFAHIDVQLHPGRNLDIVTQVQAIDAFATDIVSDYGRYTCACAILETAERLAGEERAPAPALHRLTVGALRAIADGSRPKELVLDAYLLRAMSIAGWAPALNECARCATPGPHRAFHIAAGGSVCVHCRPSGSSTPPLQVLELMAALHDGDWAATEPVTAAHRSQASGLVAAHLQWHLERKLRTLPLVERTRGERADRGDLRDGGSVRQDMAHGIETGPGTHAVSAAAAGA, encoded by the coding sequence ATGCGGCTGTATCGGGATCGGGCGGTGGTGCTGCGCCAGCACAAGCTCGGCGAGGCTGACCGCATCGTCACCCTGCTGACCCGCGAACACGGCCTGGTCCGGGCCGTCGCCAAGGGGGTACGGCGCACCCGCAGCAAGTTCGGGGCCCGGCTGGAGCCGTTCGCCCACATCGACGTGCAGCTGCATCCCGGGCGCAACCTGGACATCGTCACCCAGGTGCAGGCCATCGACGCGTTCGCCACCGACATCGTCAGCGATTACGGCCGCTACACCTGCGCCTGCGCGATCCTGGAGACCGCCGAGCGGCTCGCCGGTGAGGAACGCGCGCCGGCGCCGGCGCTGCACCGGCTGACCGTCGGGGCGCTGCGCGCCATCGCCGACGGGTCGCGGCCCAAGGAACTGGTGCTCGACGCCTACCTGCTGCGGGCGATGTCGATCGCCGGGTGGGCGCCGGCGCTCAACGAATGCGCGCGCTGCGCCACCCCGGGCCCGCACCGGGCGTTCCACATCGCCGCGGGCGGCAGCGTGTGCGTGCACTGCCGGCCGTCGGGATCCTCGACCCCGCCGCTGCAGGTGCTGGAGCTGATGGCGGCGCTGCACGACGGGGACTGGGCGGCCACCGAGCCGGTCACCGCCGCGCACCGCAGCCAGGCCAGCGGCCTGGTGGCCGCGCATCTGCAGTGGCATCTGGAACGCAAGCTGCGCACCCTGCCGCTGGTGGAGCGCACCCGGGGAGAACGCGCCGACCGGGGCGATCTGCGCGATGGCGGATCCGTCCGGCAGGATATGGCGCATGGCATTGAAACGGGACCGGGAACCCACGCGGTTTCCGCAGCTGCCGCCGGCGCCTGA
- a CDS encoding hemolysin family protein gives MNGPAPLLGAIVLVILGGLFSAIDAAINTVSMARIAEMVREERPGAVRLAAVIAERPRHTSLVVLLRIVCEITATVLLVGYLAQHLPLGPALILAAVVMSVSSFVLIGVGPRTVGRQNAYTIALGSAVGLQAISVLLMPISRLLILLGNALTPGRGFRNGPFASEIELREVVDLAQQRGVVADDERRMIQSVFELGDTVAREVMVPRTEMVWIERDKHAGQATTLAVRSGHSRIPVIGENVDDVLGVVYLKDLVERTYTSTTGGRDTAVAEVMRPAVFMPDTKPLDDLLHEMQRTRNHMALLVDEYGAIAGLVTIEDVLEEIVGEIADEYDDGETAPVQRLGTDRYRVSARLPVEDLGELFDVEFDEDLVEEVDSVGGLLAVDLGRVPLPGAEVITHGLRLRAEGGWDQRGRVRVRTVLVHRVPAAAIPDENEESR, from the coding sequence GTGAACGGGCCTGCGCCGCTGCTCGGCGCGATCGTACTGGTCATATTGGGCGGGCTGTTCTCGGCCATCGACGCCGCCATCAACACGGTGTCGATGGCGCGGATCGCCGAGATGGTCCGCGAGGAGCGCCCCGGGGCGGTGCGGCTGGCCGCGGTGATCGCCGAGCGGCCCCGGCATACCAGCCTGGTGGTGTTGCTGCGGATCGTCTGCGAGATCACCGCCACCGTGTTGCTGGTGGGCTATTTGGCCCAGCACCTGCCACTGGGCCCGGCGCTGATCCTGGCGGCGGTGGTCATGTCGGTCAGCAGCTTCGTACTGATTGGGGTCGGCCCGCGGACCGTCGGACGGCAGAACGCCTACACCATCGCGTTGGGTTCAGCCGTTGGGCTGCAGGCGATCTCGGTGCTGCTGATGCCGATCAGCCGGCTGCTGATCCTGCTCGGCAACGCGCTGACCCCGGGCCGGGGCTTTCGCAATGGGCCGTTCGCCTCGGAGATCGAACTGCGCGAGGTCGTCGACCTGGCCCAGCAGCGCGGTGTGGTCGCCGACGACGAGCGCCGGATGATCCAGTCGGTGTTCGAGTTGGGCGACACGGTGGCCCGCGAGGTGATGGTGCCGCGCACCGAGATGGTGTGGATCGAGCGGGACAAGCACGCCGGGCAGGCCACCACGCTGGCGGTGCGCAGCGGGCATTCCCGCATCCCGGTGATCGGGGAGAACGTCGATGACGTGCTCGGCGTGGTGTACCTCAAGGACCTGGTGGAGCGCACCTACACCTCCACCACCGGCGGCCGCGACACCGCCGTCGCCGAGGTGATGCGCCCGGCGGTGTTCATGCCCGACACCAAACCGCTGGACGATCTGCTGCACGAGATGCAGCGCACCCGCAACCACATGGCGCTGCTGGTCGACGAGTACGGCGCGATCGCCGGGCTGGTCACCATCGAGGACGTCCTGGAGGAGATCGTCGGGGAGATCGCCGACGAGTACGACGACGGCGAGACCGCCCCGGTGCAGCGGCTGGGCACCGACCGCTACCGGGTGTCGGCGCGGCTGCCGGTCGAGGACCTCGGGGAACTGTTCGACGTGGAGTTCGACGAGGACCTGGTCGAGGAGGTCGACTCGGTCGGCGGGCTGCTGGCCGTCGACCTGGGCCGGGTGCCGCTGCCCGGCGCCGAGGTGATCACCCACGGGCTGCGGCTGCGCGCCGAAGGGGGCTGGGATCAGCGGGGTCGGGTGCGGGTGCGCACGGTGCTGGTCCACCGGGTGCCCGCAGCCGCCATCCCCGATGAGAATGAGGAGTCCCGATGA
- a CDS encoding decaprenyl diphosphate synthase, which translates to MALKRDREPTRFPQLPPAPEDYPVFPDVSTWPVLFPELPTVPGGGPLRPPQHPSKASAPLIPAGQLPNHVAVVMDGNGRWAQQRGLTRTEGHKMGEAVLIDITCGAIELGIKHLSVYAFSTENWRRSAEEVRFLMGFNREVVRRRRVALDIMGVKMRWVGSRPRMWRSVIKEFQIAEDMTLSNDVITVNYCVNYGGRAEIAESARQIARLAADGKIDPERVDEDTVARYLNRSDIPDVDLFIRTSGEQRASNFLLWQSAYAEYVFQDKLWPDYDRRDLWAACEEYVHRNRRFGRA; encoded by the coding sequence ATGGCATTGAAACGGGACCGGGAACCCACGCGGTTTCCGCAGCTGCCGCCGGCGCCTGAGGACTACCCGGTATTCCCGGATGTCTCGACCTGGCCGGTGCTGTTCCCGGAGTTGCCCACGGTGCCCGGCGGCGGTCCGCTGCGCCCGCCGCAGCACCCGTCGAAGGCCTCGGCGCCGCTGATTCCGGCCGGTCAGCTGCCCAATCACGTCGCCGTGGTGATGGACGGCAACGGCCGCTGGGCCCAGCAGCGCGGTCTGACCCGCACCGAGGGGCACAAGATGGGCGAGGCGGTGCTCATCGACATCACCTGCGGGGCCATCGAGCTGGGCATCAAGCACCTCTCGGTGTACGCGTTCTCCACCGAGAACTGGCGGCGCAGTGCCGAGGAGGTGCGCTTCCTGATGGGCTTCAACCGTGAGGTGGTGCGCCGCCGCCGGGTCGCCCTGGACATCATGGGCGTCAAGATGCGCTGGGTGGGCTCGCGGCCGCGGATGTGGCGCAGCGTGATCAAGGAATTTCAGATCGCCGAGGACATGACGCTGAGCAACGACGTCATCACCGTCAACTACTGCGTGAACTACGGCGGTCGCGCCGAGATCGCCGAATCGGCCAGGCAGATCGCCCGGCTGGCCGCCGACGGCAAGATCGACCCGGAACGCGTCGACGAGGACACCGTCGCCCGCTACCTCAACCGCTCCGACATTCCGGACGTGGACCTGTTCATCCGGACCTCCGGCGAGCAGCGGGCCAGCAACTTCCTGCTCTGGCAGTCGGCGTACGCCGAGTACGTCTTCCAGGACAAGCTGTGGCCGGACTATGACCGGCGCGACCTGTGGGCGGCCTGCGAGGAGTACGTGCACCGCAATCGGCGCTTCGGCCGGGCCTGA
- a CDS encoding ArsR/SmtB family transcription factor has translation MTTEHGPGHGTAVSEAAAPDPALLEAAGDLLRALAAPVRIAIVLQLHERPRRVHELVNAVAVPQPLVSQHLRVLKAAGVVSGRRSGREMVYHLVDHHLAHIVLDAVAHAAEDHP, from the coding sequence ATGACGACCGAACACGGACCCGGCCACGGCACCGCGGTTTCCGAGGCCGCCGCGCCCGACCCGGCGCTGCTGGAGGCCGCGGGCGATCTGCTGCGCGCCCTGGCCGCCCCGGTGCGGATCGCCATCGTGCTGCAACTGCACGAGCGCCCGCGCCGCGTGCACGAGTTGGTCAACGCGGTCGCGGTCCCGCAGCCGCTGGTCAGCCAGCACCTGCGGGTGCTCAAGGCCGCCGGGGTGGTGTCGGGCCGGCGGTCCGGCCGCGAAATGGTCTACCACCTGGTCGATCACCACCTGGCCCACATCGTGCTCGACGCCGTCGCGCATGCCGCCGAGGACCACCCGTGA